The following coding sequences lie in one Thalassoglobus polymorphus genomic window:
- a CDS encoding 3-keto-disaccharide hydrolase, protein MVMGFLVSCGLTASAADVEEGFTSLFNGRDLSGWTKRGGSAEYEVSNGAIVGKCVPNTPGNTFLCTEKEFGNFVLKLQYKFIEAGNSGVQFRSAARPAGDGERVYGYQYEMRPGGDATGRIYDEGRRGHKHGIIWLDAHTPQDRLDAAQAGCREGEWNDVEIQCVGPSIKTWLNGNLVVDMFDSFSMKGFFGLQIHSGKSGSVAWRNIRVKDLGESQWEPFFVKNDEGKYQLADAKFVLPEEWSFTDEGVLHGVHSKSQGKDGLVISNKNYDNFITRVTYRMHGGNSALYFRAEETEAPWVLRGFQNEIANNGKDSALWHTAGIVNGKTIPGRGWVVTNDEFIEKVRNKDDQWNTTCTTAYGDRLVQTLNGFCTSDIIDEASEKTGKLGLQMHGGTDCEMFFKDFEVMPITDEMKKLIDRK, encoded by the coding sequence ATGGTCATGGGATTTTTGGTGTCCTGCGGTCTGACCGCATCGGCCGCGGATGTCGAAGAGGGCTTCACTTCCCTGTTCAACGGTCGAGACCTGTCAGGATGGACCAAGCGTGGTGGCTCAGCGGAGTACGAAGTCTCGAATGGGGCGATCGTTGGGAAATGTGTACCGAATACGCCGGGCAACACATTTTTATGTACGGAGAAGGAATTCGGAAACTTTGTCCTGAAGTTGCAATACAAATTCATTGAGGCTGGCAATTCTGGCGTCCAGTTCCGCTCGGCGGCACGTCCAGCGGGTGATGGTGAGCGAGTTTACGGCTATCAGTATGAAATGCGTCCCGGTGGCGACGCGACAGGTCGCATTTACGATGAAGGTCGTCGCGGACACAAGCATGGTATCATTTGGCTGGATGCTCATACTCCACAGGATCGCCTCGATGCTGCTCAGGCAGGTTGTCGGGAAGGAGAATGGAATGATGTGGAAATTCAGTGCGTCGGGCCGTCTATCAAGACTTGGCTGAACGGCAACCTGGTTGTCGATATGTTCGACAGCTTCTCAATGAAGGGCTTTTTCGGACTACAGATTCACTCAGGCAAGTCCGGTTCCGTTGCCTGGAGAAACATCCGTGTCAAGGATCTGGGTGAAAGCCAGTGGGAGCCGTTCTTCGTTAAAAATGACGAGGGCAAATACCAACTTGCTGATGCCAAGTTTGTGCTTCCGGAAGAGTGGTCATTTACCGATGAGGGCGTTTTGCACGGTGTCCACTCGAAGAGCCAAGGTAAGGATGGGTTGGTCATCTCCAACAAGAATTACGACAACTTCATTACGCGCGTGACATATCGGATGCACGGGGGAAATAGCGCTTTGTATTTCCGCGCCGAGGAGACAGAAGCACCGTGGGTCTTGCGTGGATTCCAAAATGAAATCGCTAACAATGGCAAGGATTCCGCTCTCTGGCACACAGCTGGAATTGTAAACGGCAAGACGATTCCCGGTCGCGGTTGGGTCGTCACAAACGACGAGTTTATCGAAAAGGTCCGCAACAAGGACGACCAATGGAACACAACTTGTACTACTGCATATGGAGACCGTCTGGTCCAGACGCTCAACGGATTTTGCACGTCCGATATCATCGACGAAGCAAGTGAGAAAACTGGAAAGCTGGGATTGCAGATGCATGGTGGCACCGACTGCGAAATGTTCTTCAAAGACTTTGAAGTGATGCCCATCACCGACGAGATGAAGAAGCTCATTGATCGAAAGTGA
- a CDS encoding Gfo/Idh/MocA family protein produces MSNRLNEKSKQIRDNRLTRRQFVATAGAAIAAPTIVPSSVFGANAPSNRINVALIGCGNQSRADLPSMLRQPDAQVVAVCDVNKGSHGYARPEHFLGREPAQKRVNDYYAGKTRSGTYNGCDAYSDFRDVLARDDVDAVMIVLPDHWHALATIKACEAGKDVYCQKPMSLTIHDGQQMIKAVRKHNRILQTGSQYRSNAVVRRMCELVRNGRIGEVKRAVSIINGSGAGPGPGWKEMPVPDGFDYDMWLGPAPEAPYHIDRCFYRFRFHLDYSGGQVTNTGAHSTDIVQWALGKDDTGPVEFEDQEGIVWPPEGHLYTTAMKSHFRARYADGTEFVCRTQKPGFGARIEGTEGWVQFSVNNMKEVEASSDAIKNSVIGPDEIHLPVSRNHYQNFLQSVKTRKDPIEPVEAGHRTASICHLGNIAMRLKRKLKWDPDQEVFLNDDEANQMLQRPYREPWKI; encoded by the coding sequence ATGTCGAATCGCTTAAACGAGAAGAGTAAACAGATCAGGGACAACCGGCTCACGCGAAGGCAATTCGTGGCGACCGCTGGAGCAGCGATTGCCGCACCGACAATTGTGCCGAGTTCTGTATTCGGCGCGAATGCTCCGAGCAACCGAATCAATGTCGCTTTGATTGGGTGTGGGAATCAGAGTCGGGCAGATTTGCCAAGCATGTTACGACAGCCTGATGCGCAGGTTGTGGCAGTCTGCGACGTAAATAAAGGGAGTCACGGCTATGCTCGCCCGGAGCATTTCCTGGGACGTGAACCGGCGCAGAAGAGAGTTAATGATTACTACGCTGGAAAGACGCGTTCTGGAACATACAACGGCTGCGATGCCTATAGCGACTTCCGCGATGTCCTCGCTCGTGATGACGTGGACGCGGTCATGATTGTGCTGCCCGATCACTGGCACGCGTTAGCGACTATCAAAGCGTGCGAAGCGGGGAAGGATGTCTACTGCCAGAAGCCGATGTCGCTGACCATTCACGATGGACAGCAGATGATTAAAGCGGTCCGTAAACATAATCGCATTCTGCAAACGGGCAGCCAATACCGCTCGAATGCAGTCGTTCGCCGCATGTGTGAGTTAGTTCGAAATGGTCGGATTGGTGAGGTCAAGCGAGCAGTTTCCATTATCAATGGGAGTGGTGCCGGGCCGGGACCGGGCTGGAAGGAAATGCCCGTCCCAGATGGGTTCGACTACGACATGTGGCTGGGACCAGCTCCAGAGGCGCCGTACCACATTGACCGCTGCTTCTACCGGTTCCGATTTCATCTTGACTACTCAGGTGGCCAAGTGACGAACACCGGCGCGCACTCGACTGATATTGTTCAATGGGCTCTGGGCAAGGATGACACCGGACCAGTCGAGTTTGAAGATCAGGAAGGAATCGTCTGGCCGCCAGAGGGACATCTCTACACGACCGCGATGAAGTCTCACTTCCGGGCTCGCTATGCCGACGGGACTGAGTTTGTCTGCCGTACGCAGAAACCAGGTTTCGGAGCCCGCATTGAAGGAACAGAAGGCTGGGTTCAATTTAGTGTCAACAATATGAAAGAGGTCGAAGCCTCTTCGGATGCGATCAAGAACTCCGTCATCGGTCCTGATGAGATCCATCTTCCAGTCAGCAGGAATCACTACCAGAATTTCCTTCAGTCTGTGAAGACCCGTAAAGATCCGATCGAACCGGTCGAGGCTGGGCATCGCACTGCCAGTATTTGTCACCTCGGTAATATTGCAATGCGGCTGAAAAGAAAACTGAAATGGGACCCCGATCAAGAAGTCTTCCTTAATGACGACGAAGCGAATCAAATGTTGCAGCGTCCCTATCGCGAGCCGTGGAAGATCTAA
- a CDS encoding OmpH family outer membrane protein, which translates to MNRSSMLTACALVAAFGIGLTWSYFTNQQSGGVAIVDLDEVARRIGRDKEMVDSIQTQAGALNKTLVAAQQSAVNQLNKAKSTANEDEQITNEEAQQFVRMQRNAQVQLTQLQQKARLNLNQHRQGLVSQFRKDAQPIAAKVAKERGFDSVVTRNDTVVFSYDKTVDITEDVIKQMSAEMPAKPAKASTAKAAPKPAATAKAPESTTTN; encoded by the coding sequence ATGAACCGTTCTTCTATGTTGACGGCATGTGCTCTTGTTGCTGCCTTTGGTATTGGGCTGACATGGTCGTACTTCACCAATCAACAATCAGGCGGCGTTGCAATCGTCGACTTGGATGAGGTGGCACGTCGTATCGGTCGCGATAAGGAAATGGTCGATTCGATCCAAACACAAGCGGGAGCGTTGAACAAAACTCTTGTCGCTGCTCAGCAGTCAGCTGTGAATCAGTTGAACAAAGCGAAGTCTACTGCGAACGAAGATGAGCAGATCACTAACGAAGAAGCCCAACAATTTGTGCGGATGCAACGTAACGCACAAGTTCAGCTGACTCAGTTACAACAAAAAGCACGCTTGAACCTGAACCAGCACCGCCAGGGGCTTGTCAGTCAGTTCCGCAAAGATGCTCAGCCGATCGCAGCCAAGGTTGCTAAAGAACGCGGATTCGACAGCGTTGTGACTCGCAACGATACTGTCGTTTTCTCTTACGACAAAACTGTGGACATCACTGAAGATGTGATCAAGCAGATGAGTGCAGAAATGCCTGCCAAGCCAGCGAAAGCTTCAACAGCTAAGGCAGCACCAAAGCCAGCTGCGACTGCAAAAGCTCCAGAATCCACAACAACGAACTAA
- a CDS encoding alpha/beta hydrolase domain-containing protein, with the protein MKQFLFVSLSAILVSVSVAQAEVTRVEIAERKSFAEGHQFGQTGAYELVSGRLYFDVDPLADANSRVCDIDLAPRNPAGRVEFWADFFLLKPVDSSKGNGCLLYDVHNRGSKLALWTFNDAEITSSPSTMAHAGNGFLMREGYSVLWTGWNGDVVDDGTGRLLAGLPIAKNSDGTSITGLNYVEILVDEPKESQEFYFSPWGTSAGYPTVDLHDSTAKLTRRASRSAEASLVPRDEWAFAEVEGGKVVPHSTSLYVKEGLKPGWIYELVYTARDPRVSGLGLAGLRDAISFFRYNPRTAEAATDNPLSGMCDRAIIFGISQSGRLIHHFMYEGLNNDVKGRTVFDGAVIHVAGAGKGLFNSRFGMATVYGTQLRNNLLPADFFPFTPTLQADRLTNAKGDTLARLRSQGELPKIFFVQTSTEYWSRAGSLLHTDVEGVRDLDLEENARIYLIAGAQHLGATSTDRTICRYMRNPLKHRGPVLRALLKSMDDWVAREAEPPASEYPRIDDGTLVSVQEFQSQFPTIPGVETPAVCYQPLRLNLGPRWQTEGIADIVPPIVGKPYQTLVPAVDEDGNELAGIRLPDVAVPTATYMGWNLRDEAYGAAGSLADLHGGYLPFSATRQVGDSRVPLNERYRTHEEYLAKYSTAVVSLWQQRFLLAVDAMSMLSEARKRNSGKAPEE; encoded by the coding sequence ATGAAACAGTTTTTGTTCGTCAGCTTGTCTGCGATTCTGGTCTCGGTTTCGGTGGCTCAGGCTGAAGTGACTCGTGTCGAAATTGCGGAACGCAAATCATTTGCAGAGGGGCATCAGTTTGGTCAAACGGGAGCCTATGAACTGGTCTCTGGTCGCCTCTATTTTGATGTCGACCCGCTTGCCGATGCCAACTCACGCGTTTGTGATATCGATCTGGCTCCTCGAAATCCAGCAGGACGGGTTGAGTTTTGGGCCGACTTTTTCCTGCTCAAGCCGGTCGATTCCTCTAAGGGAAATGGTTGCCTGCTCTATGATGTTCACAACCGGGGCAGCAAGCTGGCGCTATGGACTTTCAACGACGCCGAGATAACGAGTTCACCATCTACGATGGCGCACGCAGGCAATGGATTCCTGATGCGTGAAGGGTATTCGGTGTTATGGACAGGTTGGAATGGTGATGTGGTCGATGACGGGACTGGCCGACTTCTGGCAGGTTTACCGATCGCGAAGAACTCGGATGGGACTTCGATAACAGGTTTGAACTATGTCGAAATTCTCGTCGATGAACCAAAGGAAAGTCAGGAGTTTTATTTCAGCCCATGGGGAACATCGGCTGGTTATCCAACTGTGGATTTACACGATTCAACCGCAAAGTTGACGCGGCGAGCGAGTCGCTCTGCGGAGGCGAGTCTTGTTCCTCGCGACGAATGGGCGTTTGCCGAGGTTGAGGGTGGAAAAGTCGTTCCGCATTCAACGAGTTTGTACGTCAAAGAAGGCTTGAAACCCGGCTGGATTTACGAGTTAGTGTACACCGCGAGAGACCCGCGAGTTTCCGGGTTAGGGCTTGCGGGGCTTCGTGATGCTATTTCGTTCTTTCGCTACAATCCACGCACTGCCGAAGCGGCAACGGATAATCCACTCTCCGGGATGTGTGATCGGGCCATTATCTTTGGCATCTCTCAATCCGGTCGCCTGATACACCACTTTATGTATGAAGGACTGAACAACGACGTCAAAGGTCGTACGGTCTTTGATGGGGCTGTCATTCATGTCGCTGGAGCCGGCAAAGGATTGTTTAACTCTCGCTTTGGGATGGCGACTGTGTACGGCACTCAGTTACGAAATAATTTATTGCCCGCAGATTTCTTTCCTTTTACTCCCACATTACAGGCAGACAGACTGACCAATGCGAAAGGCGACACACTGGCAAGACTGAGAAGTCAGGGAGAATTGCCGAAAATCTTCTTTGTTCAAACCTCCACAGAGTACTGGTCTCGGGCCGGATCGTTGCTGCACACCGATGTGGAGGGTGTACGTGACCTCGATCTGGAAGAGAATGCACGCATCTATTTGATCGCCGGTGCTCAGCACCTTGGAGCCACCTCGACGGATCGCACAATCTGTCGCTATATGCGGAACCCGCTAAAGCATCGCGGCCCGGTACTCCGGGCTTTGCTGAAATCGATGGATGATTGGGTTGCACGCGAGGCAGAACCTCCGGCCAGCGAATATCCGAGAATTGATGATGGGACGCTGGTTAGCGTTCAGGAATTTCAAAGTCAGTTTCCAACGATCCCGGGTGTGGAGACTCCGGCTGTCTGCTATCAACCACTCAGATTGAATCTGGGGCCGCGATGGCAGACCGAAGGGATTGCTGACATCGTTCCACCGATTGTGGGTAAGCCTTATCAGACATTGGTCCCCGCAGTCGATGAGGACGGTAATGAGCTTGCCGGAATTCGATTACCCGATGTTGCAGTTCCCACAGCAACTTACATGGGATGGAATCTGCGAGATGAAGCCTATGGAGCAGCAGGTTCTCTGGCAGACCTGCATGGTGGCTATCTTCCTTTTTCAGCAACTCGTCAGGTCGGTGATTCTCGCGTCCCCCTCAACGAACGGTACCGCACTCATGAGGAGTATCTTGCAAAATACTCAACAGCTGTGGTCAGTCTGTGGCAGCAACGTTTCTTACTCGCAGTAGACGCCATGTCGATGCTCAGCGAAGCCCGTAAACGCAATTCGGGGAAAGCCCCGGAAGAGTAA
- a CDS encoding acetylxylan esterase, whose product MKRFIALAVLLCVAVTTFAEDVRHQPLKDLNGYFPFNPPSSIDQWEQRKEYVRRQILVAAGLWPMPTKTPLNPVLHGKIEGDGYTVEKVYFESAPGFFVTGNLYRPTNPQGKVPGVMLAHGHRKDARLHLTPEKTLRNQIADGAERFERAGRSTYQSQCRQLAKMGCVVWQWDMLGDSDSIQLSRELVHGFAKQRAEMNTTKDWGLFSPQAESHCQNVLGLQTLNAIRGLDFLLSLPEVDPQRVAVTGASGGGTQTMLLAAIDDRIKLSFPVVMVSTAMQGGCTCENASLLRVNTGNVEFAALAAPKPQGMNTANDWTKEMATKGFPELQQLYATYGKKNNVLLKRGEHFPHNYNAVTRSAFYTFLNKHFKLGSQAPVIETDFDPLPPEQLTVWDEKHPAPKAADPDFERNLLAWFTEDADKQIRAAAASPEGLRDVILPAAEVLIGRTYANAGDVQWALKQEQEQGGYVKHTGTLLNKTYGEEVNVVWLCPKQWNGRVVIWLDDSGQAAVCDEDGSVNLSAMKLIQSGTAVLGADLFNENDETLKQTRVVANPREFAGYTFGYNHALFAKRAHDVLSIVSFLRHADSGPCPSSDLKNVAIAGWNGTGPVVAAASGLAGDAIDRTAIDTQGFRFGEILDYRHPMFLPGGAKYLDLPGLIALQAPRPLWLAGESETPAAITSAYQATSRTADVVTFTGEAAQQQSAASEWLLK is encoded by the coding sequence ATGAAACGCTTCATCGCTCTCGCCGTTCTGCTGTGCGTCGCTGTGACGACTTTTGCTGAAGATGTCCGCCATCAGCCGCTCAAAGATTTGAACGGCTATTTCCCCTTCAATCCTCCGTCATCGATTGACCAGTGGGAACAGCGCAAGGAGTACGTGCGCCGACAGATTCTGGTCGCGGCTGGTCTCTGGCCGATGCCGACCAAGACACCTCTCAATCCGGTGCTTCATGGCAAGATCGAGGGCGATGGGTACACGGTCGAAAAAGTCTATTTCGAGAGCGCACCCGGTTTCTTTGTCACGGGCAATCTGTACCGTCCGACAAATCCTCAAGGCAAGGTACCGGGAGTTATGCTCGCTCACGGTCACCGCAAGGATGCACGTTTGCATCTGACACCTGAAAAGACGTTGCGCAACCAAATCGCCGACGGTGCAGAACGGTTTGAACGGGCCGGTCGGAGCACCTACCAGTCGCAGTGTCGCCAACTGGCCAAGATGGGCTGTGTGGTTTGGCAGTGGGACATGCTCGGTGATTCGGATTCCATTCAGCTCTCGCGTGAGCTTGTCCACGGTTTCGCAAAACAGCGGGCTGAGATGAACACAACAAAAGACTGGGGACTGTTTAGTCCACAGGCCGAGTCGCACTGTCAGAATGTTCTGGGGCTGCAAACTCTCAACGCCATTCGCGGGTTAGACTTTCTGCTGAGCCTTCCGGAGGTCGATCCGCAGCGTGTCGCCGTCACCGGTGCCAGCGGCGGTGGGACTCAAACAATGCTTCTGGCAGCGATCGATGACCGCATCAAACTCTCTTTTCCTGTTGTCATGGTCAGTACCGCGATGCAGGGGGGATGCACTTGTGAGAACGCGAGTCTGTTGCGTGTGAATACGGGCAATGTCGAGTTCGCCGCGTTGGCTGCACCGAAGCCGCAAGGCATGAACACCGCGAACGACTGGACCAAGGAGATGGCGACCAAGGGCTTTCCTGAATTGCAGCAACTCTATGCGACATACGGCAAGAAGAACAACGTCCTGCTGAAACGTGGTGAGCACTTCCCGCACAACTACAACGCGGTCACTCGTTCCGCTTTCTACACATTCCTGAACAAGCATTTCAAACTCGGTTCTCAAGCCCCCGTGATCGAGACTGATTTCGATCCACTTCCACCTGAGCAACTCACAGTCTGGGACGAAAAGCATCCTGCACCGAAAGCGGCTGATCCCGATTTTGAACGCAACTTGCTGGCATGGTTCACTGAAGACGCCGATAAACAAATCCGGGCCGCGGCAGCCTCACCTGAAGGTTTACGGGATGTGATTCTCCCAGCCGCTGAAGTCCTTATCGGTCGCACTTACGCAAATGCAGGCGATGTGCAATGGGCGCTCAAACAGGAGCAGGAACAGGGCGGCTATGTGAAACATACTGGCACGTTGCTGAACAAAACATACGGCGAGGAAGTGAACGTCGTTTGGCTGTGCCCGAAGCAATGGAATGGCCGTGTTGTCATTTGGCTTGATGATTCTGGACAGGCGGCAGTTTGCGATGAGGACGGCAGCGTGAACCTCTCAGCAATGAAGCTAATTCAGTCAGGCACTGCTGTCTTGGGCGCCGACCTGTTCAACGAAAATGACGAAACGCTGAAGCAGACTCGTGTCGTTGCGAATCCTCGAGAATTCGCAGGCTACACGTTTGGCTACAATCACGCCTTGTTTGCAAAGCGAGCCCATGATGTGTTGAGTATCGTCAGTTTCCTGCGGCACGCGGATTCTGGTCCCTGTCCGAGTTCAGACCTGAAAAACGTTGCGATTGCGGGATGGAACGGCACTGGTCCTGTCGTTGCCGCAGCTAGCGGACTTGCAGGCGATGCGATTGATCGCACAGCGATCGACACTCAAGGATTTCGCTTTGGAGAAATCCTTGACTATCGACATCCAATGTTTTTGCCCGGTGGAGCGAAGTATCTCGATCTGCCCGGTCTGATTGCACTACAGGCTCCACGTCCGCTGTGGCTGGCCGGCGAATCCGAAACGCCTGCCGCGATCACCTCCGCGTATCAAGCCACTTCTCGAACCGCTGATGTGGTAACGTTCACTGGTGAGGCCGCGCAACAACAATCTGCGGCCAGCGAGTGGCTACTGAAGTAG